Sequence from the Erythrolamprus reginae isolate rEryReg1 chromosome Z, rEryReg1.hap1, whole genome shotgun sequence genome:
aaggtTCTTGAATGTTAATGGAAAGATTAGCACTGAGAGCCTCTATTATTCTTCTACAGATCTAAAATGGAAAATGGAACATATTCAGAAGTATCTAAATTTGTCCTCCAGGGATTATCACAAATCTGGCAGATACAGCTATTCTTTGGTGTTGCCCTGCTGCTTTTCTATATCATGCTCCTCCCTGGGAATATTCTTATAATTGTGACAATTCTGAAGACTCCCTCTTTGAAATCCCCCATGTTTTTCTTTTTGGCCAACCTGGCTTTCCTGGACATCATCTACAGCTTTGTCATCCATCCAAAGCTTCTCCTTAACATCATTTTTGGTTACAGAAGAATCTCCTACTTAGGTTGTATCAGTCAGATATTCTTCATTCATTTTCTAGGAGGAGCTGAGATGTTCCTCCTCATTGCCATGGCTGTTGACCGGTATGTAGCCATTTGCCATCCATTGCACTATGCCACAGTAGTAACCAGCATTGCTTACTGGGCTATGGTAGCAGCTTCATGGCTAGGAGGCTTCATACATTCCATCATCCAGCTCATTCTCATAATCCCACTTCCATTCTGTGGCCCCAATGAGTTGAATAATGTCTTGTGTGATGTCACCCAGATCCTCAGATTGGCTTGCATCAATACCTACACACTAGAATTTTTCATGTTTGCTAGCAGTGGCCTAATGAGCATTGCCTCTTGCATCCTCCTCCTCATGTCCTATGGGGTCCTGTTTTTGAAAGTAAGAATGGGCTCCAGTCCCAGGAAAAGCAAAGCCTTTTCTACCTGcatcactatcatcatcatcatcatcatcatcatcatcatcatcatgttcgGTCCAGCCATCTATATCTATTGCCACCCTTTTCAAGAATACTCTTTTGACAAAGTGGTGACTTTTCTTCACACGGTGGTCTTCCCTTTGATGAATCCTATTATCTATACCTTGAGGAACAAGGAAACCCAAGCTGCCATGTGGAAACTGCTCAACAATATTAGTTATACCTGTTAAATGAATACATTCAATGCATGTCATTAGTACATAAATACATTTCAAAGCAAAGTATGGCTGAGTGTTGCATTTTTTACTTATTAATTACTGGTTGCTTATTAATTATTGGTTACCGTCTATTAAATATTGTTGTCTTGTGAGACTAAGGAAGCAAGTATTCTGTCATAGAGTTCAACTGgtttaggacaggggtaggcaaacttggctcttctatacat
This genomic interval carries:
- the LOC139154179 gene encoding olfactory receptor 4N5-like, whose protein sequence is MENGTYSEVSKFVLQGLSQIWQIQLFFGVALLLFYIMLLPGNILIIVTILKTPSLKSPMFFFLANLAFLDIIYSFVIHPKLLLNIIFGYRRISYLGCISQIFFIHFLGGAEMFLLIAMAVDRYVAICHPLHYATVVTSIAYWAMVAASWLGGFIHSIIQLILIIPLPFCGPNELNNVLCDVTQILRLACINTYTLEFFMFASSGLMSIASCILLLMSYGVLFLKVRMGSSPRKSKAFSTCITIIIIIIIIIIIIMFGPAIYIYCHPFQEYSFDKVVTFLHTVVFPLMNPIIYTLRNKETQAAMWKLLNNISYTC